In Pseudobythopirellula maris, a single window of DNA contains:
- a CDS encoding succinate dehydrogenase cytochrome b558 subunit: MADSATASDDAPSFLVRHEFLIRRLHSLSGLIPVGAFMTVHLLVNSSVLNGPETFQNAVYQIHSLGKALPVVEWVFIFLPLLFHAIVGVVIIRGGLPNTVHYTYAANVRYTLQRATGMIAALFILYHVFHMHGWVHFGPWLAAIEPIGGAKFRPYNAPTTAGIALQSWIVTAVYAVGIIASVFHLANGMWSMGITWGVWTSEAAQRRALKACGAFGVLLGLVGLGALGGMRVYGAGEPLDEARQVENRMYEYKVGAGEASPAEHKRAHEESHAAEEGGVAEEERAPDEDQAGELNPSQKDRTAE; the protein is encoded by the coding sequence TTGGCCGACTCCGCCACCGCGTCCGATGACGCCCCGTCGTTTCTAGTGCGGCACGAGTTCTTGATCCGCCGGCTCCACTCGCTCTCGGGCCTGATCCCGGTGGGCGCGTTCATGACGGTCCACCTGCTGGTCAACTCCAGCGTGCTCAACGGACCCGAGACGTTCCAGAACGCCGTCTACCAGATCCACTCGCTCGGCAAGGCGTTGCCGGTCGTCGAGTGGGTGTTCATCTTCCTGCCGCTGCTGTTCCACGCGATCGTCGGCGTGGTGATCATCCGCGGCGGCCTGCCGAACACCGTGCACTACACCTACGCCGCGAACGTCCGCTACACGCTGCAACGCGCCACGGGCATGATCGCGGCGTTGTTTATCCTCTACCACGTGTTCCACATGCACGGCTGGGTCCATTTCGGGCCGTGGCTCGCCGCGATCGAGCCGATCGGCGGGGCCAAGTTCCGGCCTTACAACGCCCCCACCACGGCCGGCATCGCCCTGCAGAGCTGGATCGTCACGGCGGTCTACGCCGTCGGCATCATCGCCAGCGTGTTCCACCTGGCCAACGGCATGTGGTCGATGGGCATCACCTGGGGCGTGTGGACCAGCGAGGCGGCCCAGCGGCGGGCGCTCAAGGCGTGCGGCGCCTTCGGCGTGTTGCTCGGCCTGGTCGGCCTGGGAGCGCTGGGCGGCATGCGGGTTTACGGCGCCGGCGAGCCTCTCGACGAGGCGCGGCAGGTCGAGAACCGCATGTACGAGTACAAAGTGGGAGCGGGCGAGGCCTCGCCCGCCGAGCACAAGCGCGCTCACGAAGAGAGCCACGCAGCCGAAGAGGGCGGCGTCGCCGAAGAAGAGCGTGCTCCCGATGAAGACCAAGCGGGCGAGCTCAACCCGTCGCAGAAAGACCGCACCGCGGAGTGA
- the sdhA gene encoding succinate dehydrogenase flavoprotein subunit produces the protein MPEQRVLVVGGGLAGLACTMKLAELGVKVDCMSLAPVKRSHSACAQGGINSVNDLTRQQGDNEWKHFDDTVYGGDFLQHQPPVNEMTQWAPKIIDLMDRLGVPFNRTREGFRDQRRFGGTLYKRTSFAGATTGQQLLYALDEQVRRWKTEGMVAMHEGWDYLGPTLDDNGRCRGAIAQNLVTMQIKAFKADAVVVASGGCGLLYGRSTMSMACNGSAASRTVQAGARYANGEFIQVHPTAIPGADKCRLMSESARGEGGRVWVPRTPHDPRAPRDIPESERYYFLEERYPAYGNLVPRDIATREIYDVCVNDGLSVEANKQCVYLDLTHIERAELDRKLGGILNIYEKFQGVDPRDEPMKIFPAVHYSMGGMWADYARTAEGGLEVANPRNGQTDIPGVYAIGECDYQYHGGNRLGANSLLSCIFSGLFVAPGIKTAVDSLDQSALDEAFDPLHRQSAGAKQAEHDALIKQSGDAESGNGDRAENPYLLHQQLGDEMTNCALVVRRNAQIQAGLEKVNELCERAQRCALSDTGAWTNQNVVFTKALKDMFPLAKALLKGALARDECRGAHFKPDFNMPGIEATEPGERRREAEAWCDKFEAKNAKWLKTTVAAFDPAGEPTLSYEEVDTSLIPPRPRLYGLVGAEIIEEVWKERQAAKDAAPALASS, from the coding sequence ATGCCCGAACAACGCGTCCTAGTCGTCGGCGGCGGACTCGCCGGCCTGGCCTGCACGATGAAGCTCGCCGAGCTCGGCGTGAAGGTCGACTGCATGAGCCTGGCGCCCGTCAAGCGCTCGCACAGCGCGTGCGCGCAGGGCGGCATCAACAGCGTCAACGACCTCACCCGCCAGCAGGGCGACAACGAGTGGAAGCACTTCGACGACACGGTCTACGGCGGCGACTTCCTGCAGCACCAGCCCCCCGTCAACGAGATGACGCAGTGGGCCCCGAAGATCATCGACCTGATGGACCGGCTCGGCGTGCCGTTCAACCGCACGCGTGAGGGCTTCCGCGACCAACGCCGCTTCGGCGGCACGCTCTACAAGCGCACCTCGTTCGCCGGCGCCACCACCGGCCAGCAGCTCCTGTACGCCCTCGACGAGCAGGTGCGCCGCTGGAAGACCGAAGGCATGGTCGCCATGCACGAGGGCTGGGACTACCTCGGCCCGACGCTCGACGACAACGGCCGCTGCCGCGGGGCCATCGCCCAGAACCTGGTGACCATGCAGATCAAGGCCTTCAAGGCCGACGCCGTGGTGGTCGCCTCGGGAGGCTGCGGACTGCTGTACGGCCGCAGCACGATGTCGATGGCGTGCAACGGCAGCGCCGCCAGCCGCACGGTCCAGGCCGGCGCCCGCTACGCCAACGGCGAGTTCATCCAGGTCCACCCCACCGCGATCCCCGGCGCCGACAAGTGCCGGCTGATGAGCGAGAGCGCCCGCGGCGAAGGCGGCCGGGTGTGGGTGCCCCGCACGCCGCACGACCCCCGCGCCCCGCGCGACATCCCCGAGAGCGAACGCTACTACTTCCTTGAGGAGCGTTACCCGGCTTACGGCAACCTCGTGCCGCGCGACATCGCCACGCGTGAGATCTACGACGTCTGCGTGAACGACGGCCTGTCGGTCGAGGCGAACAAGCAGTGCGTCTACCTCGACCTGACGCACATCGAGCGGGCCGAGCTCGACCGCAAGCTGGGCGGCATCCTGAACATCTACGAGAAGTTCCAGGGCGTCGACCCGCGCGACGAGCCGATGAAGATCTTCCCGGCCGTCCACTACTCGATGGGCGGCATGTGGGCCGATTACGCCCGCACCGCGGAGGGCGGCCTCGAAGTGGCCAACCCCCGCAACGGCCAGACCGACATCCCGGGCGTCTACGCCATCGGCGAGTGCGACTACCAGTACCACGGCGGCAACCGCCTGGGGGCCAACTCGCTGCTCTCCTGCATCTTCTCGGGCTTGTTCGTGGCGCCCGGCATCAAGACGGCGGTCGACTCGCTCGACCAGTCCGCCCTCGACGAGGCGTTCGACCCGCTCCACCGCCAGAGCGCCGGGGCCAAGCAGGCGGAGCACGACGCGCTGATCAAGCAGTCGGGCGACGCCGAGAGTGGGAACGGCGACCGGGCCGAGAACCCCTACCTGCTGCACCAGCAGCTCGGCGACGAGATGACCAACTGCGCGTTGGTCGTGCGTCGCAACGCGCAGATCCAGGCCGGCCTGGAAAAGGTCAACGAGCTGTGCGAGCGGGCCCAGCGGTGCGCCCTGTCGGACACCGGCGCGTGGACCAACCAGAACGTGGTGTTCACCAAGGCGCTCAAGGACATGTTCCCGCTCGCCAAGGCGTTGCTCAAGGGCGCGCTGGCGCGCGACGAGTGCCGCGGAGCCCACTTCAAGCCCGACTTCAACATGCCGGGCATCGAGGCGACCGAGCCCGGCGAGCGCCGCCGCGAGGCCGAGGCGTGGTGCGACAAGTTCGAGGCGAAGAACGCCAAGTGGCTCAAGACCACCGTGGCCGCGTTCGACCCGGCCGGCGAACCGACCCTCAGCTACGAAGAGGTCGACACCTCGCTGATCCCGCCCCGCCCGCGCCTGTACGGCCTGGTGGGCGCCGAGATCATCGAAGAGGTATGGAAAGAACGCCAAGCGGCGAAAGACGCGGCCCCCGCGTTGGCCTCTAGCTGA
- the bamD gene encoding outer membrane protein assembly factor BamD, protein MTRTNLAPFVTPLALAAALLSPTAAVAQWPSLGWFSSDSAEAGSTASAQRPGDPAWWRSHKSEAVFDVGRGWRVPGFEGYFDRDGRPIDAPVDELSIKLGQKKQDTGMIPALDPRAAANKVKETFGHGADETAARALYERGVQSFNDKHYAAAITKFKAAAQRWPGTMLEAKAMFALAEARYFGKEYDKAMDAYVDLLTKHPNTPRLDASIERLWAIARYWEKYNDYNPTVALAFNAWDDTRPAFDTIGHAVKAYEAIRLNDPTGPRADDAIMATAGIYFRRERYFDADYHYELLRRDYPRSEHQFEAHLLGLQSKMRMYQGPDYDGTPLEEGQKLAERIRTNFAGRLTDVERQRLTKTRAELAALIEARDLRMAEYYHNIDHNASAKIYLKALVEKDPDSPAAAVAKQRLAELGELPPRPEQPLGWFVGMFPQNDERKALDEIVEIAPGQDLAPGAGQTMVAENPGGEPTTTR, encoded by the coding sequence ATGACACGCACGAACCTCGCCCCATTCGTCACGCCGCTCGCCCTGGCGGCCGCCCTGCTCTCCCCCACGGCCGCGGTGGCCCAATGGCCCTCGCTCGGCTGGTTCTCATCGGACTCCGCCGAGGCGGGCTCGACGGCGTCGGCCCAACGCCCCGGCGACCCCGCCTGGTGGCGCAGCCACAAGAGCGAGGCGGTGTTCGACGTCGGACGTGGCTGGCGGGTGCCGGGCTTCGAGGGCTACTTCGACCGCGACGGCCGGCCGATCGACGCCCCGGTCGACGAGCTGTCGATCAAGCTCGGGCAGAAGAAGCAAGACACGGGCATGATCCCGGCGCTCGACCCTCGCGCCGCGGCCAACAAAGTGAAAGAAACGTTCGGCCACGGCGCCGACGAGACGGCGGCCCGAGCGCTCTACGAGCGCGGCGTGCAGTCGTTCAACGACAAGCATTACGCGGCGGCGATCACCAAGTTCAAGGCCGCCGCCCAGCGTTGGCCCGGCACGATGCTCGAGGCCAAGGCGATGTTCGCCCTGGCCGAGGCCCGTTACTTCGGCAAGGAGTACGACAAGGCGATGGACGCCTACGTCGACCTGCTGACGAAGCACCCCAACACGCCGCGGCTCGACGCCTCGATCGAGCGGCTGTGGGCGATCGCCCGCTACTGGGAGAAGTACAACGACTACAACCCGACGGTGGCCCTGGCGTTCAACGCCTGGGACGACACCCGCCCGGCGTTCGACACGATCGGCCACGCCGTCAAGGCGTACGAGGCGATCCGCCTGAACGACCCGACCGGCCCGCGGGCCGACGACGCGATCATGGCCACAGCCGGCATCTACTTCCGCCGCGAGCGTTACTTCGACGCCGACTACCACTACGAGCTGCTCAGGCGTGACTACCCCCGCAGCGAGCACCAGTTCGAGGCGCACCTGCTCGGCCTGCAGTCGAAGATGCGGATGTACCAGGGCCCCGACTACGACGGCACGCCGCTCGAGGAGGGCCAGAAGCTCGCCGAGCGGATCCGCACGAACTTCGCCGGCCGACTCACCGACGTCGAACGCCAACGCCTCACCAAGACCCGCGCCGAGCTGGCGGCTCTGATCGAGGCGCGCGACCTGCGCATGGCCGAGTACTACCACAACATCGACCACAACGCCTCGGCCAAAATCTACCTGAAAGCCCTGGTCGAGAAGGACCCCGACTCGCCCGCCGCCGCCGTGGCCAAGCAGCGGCTAGCCGAGCTGGGCGAGCTCCCGCCGCGCCCCGAGCAGCCGCTCGGGTGGTTCGTCGGCATGTTCCCGCAGAACGACGAGCGCAAGGCGCTCGACGAGATCGTGGAGATCGCCCCCGGCCAGGACCTGGCGCCCGGCGCCGGCCAGACGATGGTCGCCGAGAACCCCGGCGGCGAGCCGACCACCACGCGCTGA
- the lptE gene encoding LPS assembly lipoprotein LptE, with product MKSSFLAIALLLLPGCAAYQVGTGSLYAPDVSTVFVPMIESESFRRDLGERLTEALVKEIELKTPYKVVADPNADSVLLVRLQGDTRGVLAENALDDPRVLEETLRAEVTWLNRRQLPMMQAQSIPTEGALAGLAVGVGQTGLTIPEAAQTLTSTQQEAIKRLAEQIVGTMERPW from the coding sequence TTGAAATCTTCGTTCCTGGCGATCGCCCTTCTGCTCCTGCCGGGCTGCGCCGCTTACCAAGTCGGCACAGGCTCGCTCTACGCTCCGGACGTGTCGACGGTGTTCGTGCCGATGATCGAGTCGGAGAGCTTCCGCCGCGACCTCGGCGAGCGGCTCACCGAGGCGCTCGTCAAAGAGATCGAGCTGAAGACCCCTTACAAGGTGGTGGCCGATCCTAACGCCGACAGCGTGCTGCTGGTCCGCCTGCAGGGCGACACCCGCGGCGTGCTGGCCGAGAACGCCCTCGACGACCCCCGCGTGCTCGAAGAGACGCTGCGGGCCGAGGTGACTTGGCTCAACCGCCGGCAGCTGCCCATGATGCAGGCCCAGTCGATCCCGACAGAGGGCGCCCTGGCCGGCTTGGCCGTGGGTGTGGGGCAGACGGGCCTCACGATCCCCGAAGCCGCCCAAACGCTCACCTCGACCCAGCAAGAAGCCATCAAGCGACTCGCCGAACAGATCGTCGGCACGATGGAAAGGCCGTGGTAG
- the rarD gene encoding EamA family transporter RarD, with protein MPPSGSETNETRAGLAYGLAAFGWWGFVFPAFIVAMNAAAERAGVIAPLDSPSSTTAMRLAWSMEVMAQRCLWTLLVCLLLVARAGRWGEVRRAVRSRRRFGLIATTTLLIAANWIGFIIGAATGRLSEVSLGYYINPLLSVALGVLVLGERLRSLQWAAVACAAAGVAWETARLGHAPWIALVVACAFGLYGLLRKQLETDALPGLTVECALMAPLAIGYLVWRETSGAPLAFGRSGWGVSLLIAATGAATAAPLLWFTLAARRLPLSTVAFLQYLTPTGQLLTAILLNDERLTFGGAATFAMIWIGVAAFLTDARRNRASRRAVGAAPGGE; from the coding sequence ATGCCCCCCTCCGGTTCCGAAACCAACGAAACGCGCGCCGGGCTCGCTTATGGCTTGGCGGCGTTCGGCTGGTGGGGTTTCGTGTTCCCGGCGTTTATCGTCGCGATGAACGCCGCGGCCGAGCGAGCCGGGGTGATCGCCCCGCTCGATTCGCCGTCGTCGACCACCGCCATGCGGCTCGCTTGGAGCATGGAGGTCATGGCGCAGCGCTGCCTTTGGACGCTGCTCGTTTGTCTGCTGCTCGTCGCTCGCGCGGGCCGCTGGGGAGAGGTCCGCCGGGCGGTCCGCTCGCGGCGCCGCTTCGGCCTGATCGCCACGACCACGCTGCTGATCGCGGCCAACTGGATCGGCTTCATCATCGGCGCGGCCACCGGCCGGCTGAGCGAGGTGAGCCTCGGCTACTACATCAACCCGCTGCTGAGCGTCGCGCTCGGCGTGCTGGTGCTCGGCGAACGTCTGCGGAGCTTGCAGTGGGCCGCGGTCGCCTGCGCGGCGGCCGGCGTGGCTTGGGAGACGGCGCGGCTCGGCCACGCGCCCTGGATCGCGCTCGTCGTCGCCTGCGCGTTCGGCCTCTACGGCCTGTTGCGCAAGCAACTCGAGACCGACGCCCTGCCCGGCCTGACGGTCGAGTGCGCGCTGATGGCCCCGCTGGCGATCGGCTACCTCGTGTGGCGCGAAACAAGCGGCGCGCCGCTCGCCTTTGGGCGCTCCGGTTGGGGCGTGAGCCTGCTGATCGCCGCCACCGGCGCCGCCACGGCCGCGCCGCTGTTGTGGTTCACGCTCGCCGCCAGGCGGCTGCCGCTGAGCACCGTGGCGTTCTTGCAATACCTCACCCCCACCGGCCAGCTGCTCACGGCGATCTTGCTCAACGACGAGCGCCTCACCTTCGGAGGGGCGGCGACCTTCGCGATGATCTGGATCGGCGTGGCGGCGTTTCTGACCGACGCCCGCCGCAACCGCGCAAGCCGCCGCGCGGTGGGTGCGGCGCCGGGCGGCGAGTGA
- a CDS encoding MFS transporter translates to MADDAQKQRLFWGCWLALITTAFGFISRMLLISDWSAEFNLDPAQAGRLAGIGIWPFALSIIVFSLFIDRIGYKTAMVVSFLGYMAWSGMAVGAYFVSAGGQGDPDLGFKLLYWGSLILGLSNGTVEAYINPVVATMFNKEKTKWLNILHAGWPGGLVLGGLITIGLGMLPESVVGPDGVPWWIKIAIIAPPALIFFLMLAPLKFPVQERVASGVSYREMLAEFGVLGAAIVGFLVTLQLMDFFSDGGVNPLTVTAKYAFIGIGVAIVVTFGLYTQSLGNKLLFVLALIMMPLATTELGTDAWISTLMEGIADDAGFHPALVLIYTSAIMMVLRFFAGSIVHVVSPIGLLIIGSLLAIGGLYSLSFTSTAVMIFVAATLYAIGKSFFWPTMLGVAAEQTPKGGALTLNALGGIGMLAVGTLGLPYIGTLKAAKEIEAVAQRDDLLAVIPAMSADGVAAVLDDKRVYEVIPYQAIDEEKLAAALVGAPEGEADALSDEIAAVRTASNQGALASMCIFPAVMLAAYALLGLYFKSRGGYQAQHIGEAVPAGAEA, encoded by the coding sequence ATGGCGGACGACGCGCAAAAGCAGCGGCTCTTCTGGGGCTGCTGGCTGGCTTTGATCACCACGGCCTTCGGCTTCATCAGCCGCATGCTGCTCATCAGCGACTGGTCGGCCGAGTTCAACTTGGACCCCGCCCAGGCGGGCCGGCTGGCCGGCATCGGCATCTGGCCCTTCGCCCTCTCGATCATCGTCTTCAGCCTGTTCATCGACCGCATCGGCTACAAGACCGCGATGGTCGTCTCGTTCCTCGGCTACATGGCCTGGAGCGGCATGGCGGTGGGGGCCTACTTCGTCTCGGCCGGCGGCCAGGGCGACCCCGACCTCGGGTTCAAGCTCCTTTACTGGGGCAGCCTGATCCTCGGCCTGTCGAACGGCACGGTGGAGGCGTACATCAACCCGGTCGTCGCCACGATGTTCAATAAAGAGAAGACCAAGTGGCTCAACATCCTCCACGCCGGCTGGCCGGGCGGCCTGGTGCTGGGCGGCTTGATCACGATCGGCCTCGGCATGCTGCCCGAGTCGGTGGTCGGCCCCGACGGCGTGCCGTGGTGGATCAAGATCGCCATCATCGCCCCGCCCGCGCTGATCTTCTTCCTGATGCTCGCGCCGCTCAAGTTCCCGGTGCAAGAGCGCGTCGCCTCGGGCGTGTCGTACCGCGAGATGCTCGCCGAGTTCGGCGTGCTCGGCGCGGCGATCGTCGGCTTCCTGGTCACGCTGCAGCTGATGGACTTCTTCTCCGACGGCGGCGTCAATCCGCTCACCGTAACGGCTAAGTACGCGTTCATCGGCATCGGCGTGGCGATCGTCGTGACGTTCGGCCTTTACACCCAATCGCTCGGCAACAAGCTGCTGTTCGTGCTGGCGCTGATCATGATGCCGCTCGCCACCACGGAACTCGGCACGGATGCCTGGATCTCAACCCTAATGGAGGGTATCGCCGATGACGCCGGGTTCCACCCCGCACTGGTGCTCATTTACACGTCGGCCATCATGATGGTGCTGCGTTTCTTCGCCGGCTCGATCGTTCACGTGGTCAGCCCGATCGGGCTCTTGATCATCGGCTCGCTGCTGGCGATCGGCGGCTTGTACTCGCTGTCGTTCACGTCGACGGCTGTCATGATCTTCGTGGCCGCCACGCTGTATGCCATCGGCAAGAGCTTCTTCTGGCCGACGATGCTCGGCGTCGCGGCGGAGCAGACCCCCAAGGGGGGCGCCCTTACCCTCAACGCCCTGGGGGGCATCGGCATGTTGGCGGTCGGCACGCTCGGCTTGCCCTACATCGGGACACTGAAGGCCGCCAAAGAGATTGAAGCGGTCGCCCAGCGCGACGACCTGTTGGCCGTCATCCCGGCGATGAGCGCGGACGGCGTGGCCGCGGTGCTCGACGACAAGCGTGTATACGAGGTGATCCCTTACCAAGCGATCGACGAGGAGAAGCTCGCCGCCGCGCTGGTTGGCGCGCCGGAGGGCGAGGCCGACGCGCTGAGCGACGAGATCGCCGCCGTCCGCACGGCGAGCAACCAAGGCGCCCTGGCCAGCATGTGCATCTTCCCCGCCGTCATGCTCGCGGCGTACGCGCTGCTGGGCCTGTACTTCAAGTCGCGCGGCGGCTACCAGGCGCAGCACATCGGCGAAGCCGTGCCGGCGGGGGCGGAGGCGTGA
- a CDS encoding lysyl oxidase family protein, which translates to MAFALRTVSFALALLLGFAGVAPAGLAPPTPLLPDLVPIADEALNYMYGGEVDLTSEPGRVLYRFDGVIANLGDGPFQIYEETTTDPLTQAVYQDVLNEEGGFERRHMATFVGYEPGPFGHLHFEPIARYDLRLVTPGGGVGPVVATQWKTSHAVVDSVAVDTSLPAAPPLPAYTNVNANPLGVSVGYADFYGRNIPAQRLDLTGVASGEYWLEVTVDPLGYALETDETNNTNRILVDLVLPQPTPLPGDYNGNGAVDAADFTVWRDALGTTGLTPFAGADGDGSGVIDQADYGVWASHFGEQPPPPAHTAPEPAATTAALLALAALALRRATAVSR; encoded by the coding sequence ATGGCATTCGCACTCAGGACCGTCTCATTCGCCCTCGCCCTGCTCTTGGGATTCGCGGGCGTCGCACCGGCGGGCCTTGCGCCCCCCACGCCGCTGCTGCCCGACCTCGTGCCGATCGCCGACGAGGCGCTCAACTACATGTACGGCGGCGAGGTCGACCTCACCAGCGAGCCCGGCCGGGTGCTCTACCGCTTCGACGGGGTGATCGCCAACCTGGGCGACGGGCCGTTTCAGATCTATGAGGAGACGACCACCGACCCGCTCACTCAGGCCGTTTACCAAGACGTGCTGAACGAGGAGGGGGGCTTCGAGCGGCGCCACATGGCCACGTTCGTCGGCTACGAGCCGGGGCCGTTCGGCCACCTGCACTTCGAGCCGATCGCCCGCTACGACCTGCGTCTGGTGACGCCGGGCGGCGGCGTCGGGCCGGTCGTCGCCACGCAGTGGAAGACCTCGCACGCCGTGGTCGACTCGGTGGCGGTCGACACCTCGCTGCCCGCCGCGCCCCCCTTGCCCGCGTACACGAACGTCAACGCCAACCCGCTCGGCGTGTCGGTCGGCTACGCCGACTTCTACGGACGCAACATCCCCGCCCAGCGGCTCGACCTGACCGGCGTCGCCTCGGGCGAGTACTGGCTCGAGGTGACGGTCGACCCGCTCGGCTACGCCCTCGAGACCGACGAGACGAACAACACCAATCGCATCTTGGTCGATCTCGTGCTGCCGCAACCCACGCCGTTGCCAGGCGACTACAACGGCAACGGCGCGGTCGACGCCGCCGATTTTACCGTATGGCGTGACGCGCTCGGGACGACCGGCCTCACACCGTTCGCAGGCGCCGACGGCGACGGCAGCGGCGTGATCGACCAGGCCGACTACGGCGTGTGGGCCTCGCACTTCGGCGAGCAACCGCCGCCCCCCGCCCACACGGCCCCCGAACCCGCAGCGACAACCGCCGCTCTGCTCGCGCTGGCGGCTCTAGCACTGCGACGTGCGACAGCCGTAAGCCGTTAG
- a CDS encoding SHD1 domain-containing protein, whose protein sequence is MPLLTLRRLVLTALLTLLAASPAAARTWTAAAGGYTVEAEVVAFNDEKVVLQREDHHLVSLEIDKLSEADREYLASQDARLKADEIYGQDQVWTSRKGLKVVGKVVDYVKKDVTIERKRGRVYVNGRVFENLPAIYQKIVPQIVAFFEENEVKDKESLESWLIHKKGAPQTYACEGVLFEVAGGDEYGVPFFIFSEEDQRLLKGAYDEWVGSQGDYESQQDAAFELQSLAAARHQDAEVSHQIGKLQLVAQAATAGITNVWEVTLYPNGPLNSAPQFVVVQGRDSRTATQNALQQYPGSSVGPVRKLSY, encoded by the coding sequence ATGCCGCTTCTTACGCTCCGCCGTCTGGTTCTGACCGCTCTGCTCACGCTGCTCGCCGCCTCGCCGGCAGCCGCCCGCACCTGGACCGCCGCGGCGGGCGGTTACACCGTGGAGGCCGAGGTGGTTGCGTTCAACGACGAGAAGGTCGTGCTGCAGCGCGAGGACCACCACCTCGTGTCGCTCGAGATCGACAAGCTCTCCGAAGCCGACCGCGAGTACCTCGCCTCGCAAGACGCCCGCCTCAAGGCCGACGAGATCTACGGCCAAGACCAGGTGTGGACCAGCCGCAAGGGCCTGAAGGTCGTGGGCAAGGTCGTCGACTACGTGAAAAAGGACGTCACGATCGAACGCAAGCGCGGGCGCGTGTACGTCAACGGCCGGGTGTTCGAGAACCTGCCGGCGATCTACCAGAAGATCGTGCCGCAGATCGTCGCGTTCTTCGAGGAGAACGAGGTCAAGGACAAGGAGTCGCTCGAGTCGTGGCTGATCCACAAGAAGGGCGCGCCGCAGACTTACGCCTGCGAGGGGGTGCTGTTCGAAGTGGCCGGCGGCGACGAGTACGGCGTGCCGTTCTTCATCTTCTCCGAGGAGGACCAGCGGCTGCTCAAGGGGGCGTACGACGAGTGGGTCGGCTCGCAGGGCGACTACGAGTCGCAGCAAGACGCGGCGTTCGAGCTGCAGTCGCTGGCCGCCGCCCGGCATCAAGACGCCGAGGTGAGCCACCAGATCGGCAAGCTGCAACTCGTGGCCCAAGCGGCCACGGCGGGGATCACCAACGTCTGGGAAGTGACGCTCTACCCGAACGGGCCGTTGAACAGCGCGCCCCAGTTCGTCGTCGTCCAAGGCCGCGACAGCCGCACGGCCACCCAAAACGCCTTGCAGCAATACCCGGGAAGCAGCGTGGGGCCGGTGCGGAAGCTCAGCTACTGA